The genomic stretch CTCTACTCCATCAACCACCATCATTTTACAGTGGTTGCCCCACTGCACGTGGTCTGGATCTTCCCAGCGAATCAACTTCACGCCGTTGTCTTCCATAAACTTAAAAGTCTCGATGTGTTCTCCACGGGCCGCAATGTTGCGGTCCACAATGACTCGAACATCCAGTCCCTCGCGGGCTCTCTTGGCCAATCGGTTTGCTAAGTCTCGCCCCGTACCATCGTCATAGATCGTCCATGTTAAAAGGTGGATGCTTTCTTTTGCGTTATCGATAAGCTCCGCTCGCTTTTCAAAAGACTGCGGGCCGTCGATTAAAAATTCTACCTGATTACCGCCAACGAATTTCGCGTCACCAACTTCTTCGAGCTCTTTAACAAAATTCGCATTATGAAAAGCTGTTTTCTCGTTCAGCCCAGCTGTGAATCTTCCACCCGCTTTGGCTTCACTTAGATATTCAGTCACTCGCTCTTCATAAGTTTTTCGAGTGCCGCGTTCAGCATATTCTGCTTCGAGCATCGTTCCCGCATGGTCCGCCATAGCGTGGTACCAAGCGTTATCATTGCCACTGGCAACCAACTTAAGCCCGGCCTCAACCGTTGGCCTTACCAAACCCAGACTGCTCAAGCCGGAGAACACTGAGTCCAAACCATCGAACACGGCGTTTTCAACATGGTCTCCAAAGCTGGCTTCAGCCTCTACCCGTGGGGGTACGTCGATTCGAGCTGGCTGCACTGGCAAACGGGGTAAGTGATGGGTCATGGTCGGCATCTTCATCTCCGATGGTGGTTCTCTGGGTACACATCGTTATCGGCGCCAAAATTTCGGTGTTGCGTATTTCCTTTAAATAAGTGCTAAATGGAGCTCACATGGAACTCGATTTTACCCAATTGGTCATACCATTCTTAATCGTGAGCTTCGCGGCGGCAGTTCAGGGTGTTACGGGGTTTGGCTCGGGTTTGGTCTCGATGGCTTTATTGCCACTGCTCTGGAACATCAGCCACGCCGTTGGGGTGCTCAGCCCTATGGGCGTTATCCTAACGATTATGCTCACTTATAAGTTAAGAGCCCATATCCAGTTCAACGAAATCAAATATCTGCTGCTGCCGATGCCCGTTGGGATATTGGGCGGGATATGGGTCTTGGAGCATTGGCCCAACACTTGGATGAAGGCTTTTCTGGGGATCATACTCATTGTTTATGTTTCCTCTGCAACCAAGTTCGGACAGATGCAGTGGGCAAAACATCCAGTGCCTGCGGCCTTCGCCGGACTGCTCGGAGGCATCTTCGGGGCGGCCTTCAGTGCAGCTGGGCCCCCCATCCTCATTTATGCGAGCCTGGTAGGCTGGGAACGCGACCAATTCCGGGCAAACATTCAAGTTTTCTTCATGTCGACCGCGATACTGGGGTGCTTGGGGCTTATTAAAATCGGCCTCATCAACGAGCAAACACTGCCCATTACAGCCATCTGTTTACCCGGAATTTTAGCCGGTGGACTCTTGGGAAATCACCTCGCCACAAAACTGCCTCAGGAAAAATTCAGAAGCCTCGTGATGGCTGGACTCTTCGCGATGGGCATCCTCTACTTGGCTCAATGGCTGCTCAGCTAAGCTCAGAAATGCGACGAACTGGCATCTAGCGTTAACAACGGTAAAATACTGCTAACGGCTCTGGCACCAGCTCTGGCAGGAAGTATGAACTCAATCGAACGCGCATATCTCTCACTCAATGGGCTCTCCGTCGGAGATGCTCTAGGAGAGACATTTTTTGGCCCGAATGCAGAAGCCATGAGTGCTATTGCACGTCGTGAAGTCCCCGCCGGACCTTGGCGTTATACCGACGATACACAAATGGCCATCTCGGTCGTTGCAGCTCTCCAATCGGCCGGACAAATCGACCCACAAATCCTGGGGCAATCATTCGCAAAACACTACGATACTTCTCGGGGCTATGGACCATCAACCGCAGAGCTTCTTGAAGCGGTAGCAACCGGAGAAGATGCTCAGAAGAAAGCGTTGGCCAGCCATGGTGGTCAGGGCTCTTATGGCAGTGGCGCAGCAATGCGCGTGGCACCTCTGGGTGCATTCTTCGCCGATGATCTCAGCCGAGTCGTTCACGAAGCACAGGCGTCCGCCATGCCAACCCATACCCACTGCGAGGCCATTGCAGGGACAATCGCGATTGCTGTCGCCAGCGCTCTTGCTACAAAAGTTGGGGATGGACGAGACATGAGTTCCACAGATTTTCTCAAGCACGTTTTACTGCGTACTCCAGAAAGTGTAACGCGCAATGGCATCAACACAGTGTACCATATTGATGGTCAGACAGATCCTCACAGCGTCGCGGAGCAGGTCGGCTCGGGGCAAAGTCTATCAGCACAAGATACTGTACCCTTCGCACTTTGGTGTGCCGCCAACAATCTACACAGTTACGAAGACGCATTTTGGAAGACCGTAAGCGGCCTGGGAGATCGAGATACAACCTGCGCCATGGTTGGAGGCATCGTCGCGATGTCTGCCCGCTCAACCGGGATCCCCGAAGCTTGGCTACGGGCCAGAGAGCCCATTGGGGACCTCATCCAGTAAGTTCGAAACACGCACCCGCAGTCCTTTACCTACAAGTTCTCACATCTATTCAAGATCCCGGGCCCTGCTAAGCGGGGCAAGGACACCATTGATGATTTGAGCCGCCCTTACAAACCCTGATAGTTTTTAAGAGTACCTTAAATACCATGGAGCCGTTGCATCTAGGATACCGCTGCGCACTTTCGAAAGACTGTGGCAGCTAACGAGAAGGACAAAAGCG from Deltaproteobacteria bacterium encodes the following:
- a CDS encoding sulfite exporter TauE/SafE family protein: MELDFTQLVIPFLIVSFAAAVQGVTGFGSGLVSMALLPLLWNISHAVGVLSPMGVILTIMLTYKLRAHIQFNEIKYLLLPMPVGILGGIWVLEHWPNTWMKAFLGIILIVYVSSATKFGQMQWAKHPVPAAFAGLLGGIFGAAFSAAGPPILIYASLVGWERDQFRANIQVFFMSTAILGCLGLIKIGLINEQTLPITAICLPGILAGGLLGNHLATKLPQEKFRSLVMAGLFAMGILYLAQWLLS
- a CDS encoding ADP-ribosylglycohydrolase family protein, with the translated sequence MNSIERAYLSLNGLSVGDALGETFFGPNAEAMSAIARREVPAGPWRYTDDTQMAISVVAALQSAGQIDPQILGQSFAKHYDTSRGYGPSTAELLEAVATGEDAQKKALASHGGQGSYGSGAAMRVAPLGAFFADDLSRVVHEAQASAMPTHTHCEAIAGTIAIAVASALATKVGDGRDMSSTDFLKHVLLRTPESVTRNGINTVYHIDGQTDPHSVAEQVGSGQSLSAQDTVPFALWCAANNLHSYEDAFWKTVSGLGDRDTTCAMVGGIVAMSARSTGIPEAWLRAREPIGDLIQ